A DNA window from Linepithema humile isolate Giens D197 chromosome 6, Lhum_UNIL_v1.0, whole genome shotgun sequence contains the following coding sequences:
- the LOC105669012 gene encoding S-adenosylmethionine mitochondrial carrier protein homolog isoform X2, with the protein MIESEKSRKKTKIRNVFVTSLIAGGAAGTFVDVALFPLDTLKTRLQSSYGFSRAGGFMGLYKGICPVIIGSAPTAALFFLTYEEIKIIMQPKISVKYCTVLHMGAATFAEMVACLIRVPVEVTKQRKQALILDKKLLDLKILYRGYWSTVLRDTPFSIVQFPLWEYLKTLYTCHIERKIHPMESAICGAISGGISAAVTTPLDVAKTRIMLANTTLLSSELKILNVLHNVYIENGFRGLFAGFAPRVIWITLGGFMFFGVYEEARVLTQTIFPMLK; encoded by the exons ATGATAGAAAGTgaaaaaagcagaaaaaaaacaaagatacgGAATGTCTTTGTTACTTCGCTTATT GCAGGAGGTGCCGCAGGAACATTCGTTGATGTTGCATTATTTCCATTAGATACGTTGAAAACTCGATTACAGAGTTCATATGGATTTTCAAGAGCAGGTGGGTTTATGGGTCTTTACAAAGGAATTTGTCCAGTTATAATTGGTTCAGCTCCAACAG CTGCTCTATTTTTCTTAACATATgaggaaattaaaattataatgcaacCAAAAATTTCTGTAAAGTATTGTACTGTACTTCACATGGGAGCAGCAACATTTGCAGAAATG GTAGCGTGTTTGATACGAGTGCCAGTAGAAGTCACAAAACAAAGAAAACAGGCACTAATAttggataaaaaattactcgATCTTAAAATACTATATCGTGGATACTGGAGCACAGTGTTGCGAGACACGCCTTTTAGCATTGTACAGTTTCCATTGTGGGAATATTTGAAAACGCTTTATACTTGTcacattgaaagaaaaatacatcCTATGGAAAGTGCGATTTGCGGCGCAATTTCAG gaGGCATCTCCGCAGCCGTTACGACTCCGTTGGATGTTGCAAAAACGAGGATAATGCTCGCCAATACAACATTACTTTCGTcagaattgaaaatattgaatgtacttcataatgtatatatagaaaacGGTTTCCGTGG ATTATTCGCTGGTTTTGCACCAAGAGTAATATGGATTACATTAGGAGGTTTTATGTTCTTCGGAGTTTATGAAGAAGCAAGAGTACTTACGCAGACAATATTTCCAATGCTAAAGTAA
- the LOC105669012 gene encoding S-adenosylmethionine mitochondrial carrier protein homolog isoform X1 — MIESEKSRKKTKIRNVFVTSLIAGGAAGTFVDVALFPLDTLKTRLQSSYGFSRAGGFMGLYKGICPVIIGSAPTAALFFLTYEEIKIIMQPKISVKYCTVLHMGAATFAEMQVACLIRVPVEVTKQRKQALILDKKLLDLKILYRGYWSTVLRDTPFSIVQFPLWEYLKTLYTCHIERKIHPMESAICGAISGGISAAVTTPLDVAKTRIMLANTTLLSSELKILNVLHNVYIENGFRGLFAGFAPRVIWITLGGFMFFGVYEEARVLTQTIFPMLK, encoded by the exons ATGATAGAAAGTgaaaaaagcagaaaaaaaacaaagatacgGAATGTCTTTGTTACTTCGCTTATT GCAGGAGGTGCCGCAGGAACATTCGTTGATGTTGCATTATTTCCATTAGATACGTTGAAAACTCGATTACAGAGTTCATATGGATTTTCAAGAGCAGGTGGGTTTATGGGTCTTTACAAAGGAATTTGTCCAGTTATAATTGGTTCAGCTCCAACAG CTGCTCTATTTTTCTTAACATATgaggaaattaaaattataatgcaacCAAAAATTTCTGTAAAGTATTGTACTGTACTTCACATGGGAGCAGCAACATTTGCAGAAATG CAGGTAGCGTGTTTGATACGAGTGCCAGTAGAAGTCACAAAACAAAGAAAACAGGCACTAATAttggataaaaaattactcgATCTTAAAATACTATATCGTGGATACTGGAGCACAGTGTTGCGAGACACGCCTTTTAGCATTGTACAGTTTCCATTGTGGGAATATTTGAAAACGCTTTATACTTGTcacattgaaagaaaaatacatcCTATGGAAAGTGCGATTTGCGGCGCAATTTCAG gaGGCATCTCCGCAGCCGTTACGACTCCGTTGGATGTTGCAAAAACGAGGATAATGCTCGCCAATACAACATTACTTTCGTcagaattgaaaatattgaatgtacttcataatgtatatatagaaaacGGTTTCCGTGG ATTATTCGCTGGTTTTGCACCAAGAGTAATATGGATTACATTAGGAGGTTTTATGTTCTTCGGAGTTTATGAAGAAGCAAGAGTACTTACGCAGACAATATTTCCAATGCTAAAGTAA